A part of Thermococcus sp. SY098 genomic DNA contains:
- a CDS encoding UbiA prenyltransferase family protein: MLRAMIKNTRIIDGKSFVGMGLLGLVMSFKYNPDFKDAVLVLISLILYVAYAFAINNCFDVDTDLVNPQKRDKNPIASGELTFKNGVISSAVIGLLGILFATFLGYGELIIYVSMVILATLYSVPPRLKAQPILDVVSHGVFFGAMPFFYGAYFDGILTKYEIVIGSALLFYSFAMELRNHLEDYESDLAANLKTTPIVIGKTLSEKLVVVFSGISIALLLAALNIPFGALGIMIVGVRANYKALDAVVIFLLALHALRTLLGA; the protein is encoded by the coding sequence ATGTTACGAGCCATGATAAAAAACACCAGAATAATTGATGGCAAATCATTCGTGGGAATGGGATTGCTTGGATTGGTGATGAGCTTCAAGTATAATCCTGACTTCAAAGATGCTGTATTGGTTTTAATATCCCTGATTCTGTATGTTGCTTATGCCTTTGCCATCAATAACTGTTTCGATGTAGACACCGATTTAGTGAATCCTCAGAAGAGAGATAAAAACCCAATTGCCAGTGGAGAGCTTACCTTTAAAAATGGGGTCATATCTTCAGCTGTAATTGGGCTTTTGGGGATATTATTTGCGACTTTCCTTGGATATGGGGAACTCATAATCTATGTTTCAATGGTGATATTAGCTACCCTTTACTCAGTACCGCCGAGACTCAAGGCGCAGCCCATTTTGGATGTAGTGTCTCATGGGGTATTCTTCGGGGCAATGCCGTTTTTTTATGGTGCATATTTCGATGGTATTTTAACAAAGTATGAAATTGTAATAGGCTCTGCTCTGCTATTTTATTCGTTTGCGATGGAGCTGAGAAATCATCTTGAAGATTATGAAAGTGATTTAGCGGCAAATCTAAAAACAACCCCAATTGTCATTGGCAAAACTTTATCAGAAAAGCTTGTTGTGGTATTTTCAGGTATTTCAATAGCCCTGCTCTTAGCTGCCCTAAATATTCCCTTTGGAGCACTTGGAATCATGATTGTGGGCGTTAGGGCAAATTACAAAGCCCTTGATGCAGTTGTAATTTTTCTTTTAGCTCTGCATGCTTTAAGGACATTACTGGGTGCGTGA
- a CDS encoding ferredoxin has protein sequence MSRWKIWIDRELCVGDAVCVSFCPEVFQLDEDGKAIVLKEIIDESLYNCVKEAVDACTAACIYMEQID, from the coding sequence ATGTCCAGATGGAAGATCTGGATTGATAGAGAACTTTGTGTTGGGGACGCAGTTTGTGTCAGCTTTTGTCCAGAGGTTTTTCAGCTTGATGAAGACGGGAAAGCTATTGTTTTAAAGGAGATAATAGATGAAAGCCTCTATAATTGCGTAAAGGAAGCTGTTGACGCCTGCACTGCTGCCTGCATATATATGGAGCAGATAGATTGA
- a CDS encoding ferredoxin — MAKWKVWVDRDVCIGDAICASLCPDVFEMDDEGKSFAKVEIIGEDLIDCVNEAAEACPVSCIHVEQIE, encoded by the coding sequence ATGGCCAAGTGGAAGGTTTGGGTTGATAGAGATGTATGTATTGGGGATGCCATCTGTGCAAGCCTCTGTCCAGACGTTTTTGAAATGGACGATGAAGGAAAGAGCTTTGCAAAGGTTGAAATCATAGGAGAGGATCTCATAGACTGTGTCAACGAGGCAGCTGAAGCCTGTCCAGTCAGCTGTATCCATGTTGAACAAATTGAGTGA
- a CDS encoding glycosyltransferase family 4 protein — MKIALVSDWYYPKIGGVASHMHHLALKLREMGHEVAIITNNRETGREEELTKKGIELIKIPGVVSPILEVNISYSLKSTRELNEFLKEFDVVHSHHAFTPLALKAAKAGRKMGKATILTTHTISFAHESKLWEALGLTFPMFSSYLKYPHKIIAVSKAAKAFIEHFTDTPIEIIPNGVDDKLFTPKWDKERIKAEFGIDNKVVLYVSRMSYRKGPHVLLNAFSEIEDATLVMVGSGEMLPFLRAQAKFLRIEDRVRFLGYVDSKMLPKIFGMADVFVLPSITAEAFGIVILEAMASGLPVIATDVGGIPEIVRESESGLLVPPGNELELRKAIQKLLLDDSLREWFGNNGRRAVEERYSWDKIAKQMEKTYEDILSKI, encoded by the coding sequence ATGAAGATAGCCCTTGTTAGCGATTGGTATTATCCAAAAATCGGTGGCGTTGCAAGCCATATGCACCATCTGGCATTAAAGCTTAGAGAAATGGGACATGAGGTTGCGATTATTACAAACAACAGAGAGACAGGCAGAGAAGAGGAATTAACAAAGAAAGGAATTGAACTTATAAAAATTCCCGGTGTAGTAAGTCCAATTCTTGAGGTGAATATCTCATACAGTCTAAAATCAACAAGGGAGCTCAATGAATTTCTAAAAGAGTTTGACGTTGTTCACTCCCATCATGCATTTACACCACTGGCATTAAAAGCGGCAAAGGCTGGGAGAAAGATGGGAAAGGCGACAATACTGACAACCCATACCATCTCCTTTGCCCATGAATCAAAGCTCTGGGAGGCTTTGGGCTTAACGTTCCCTATGTTCAGCAGTTATCTGAAGTATCCCCATAAGATAATTGCAGTTAGCAAGGCTGCCAAAGCCTTTATAGAGCATTTCACGGATACTCCAATAGAGATCATCCCAAACGGCGTTGATGATAAGCTTTTTACCCCAAAATGGGATAAAGAGAGGATTAAAGCTGAATTTGGGATTGATAACAAGGTTGTGCTGTATGTAAGCAGGATGAGCTACCGGAAGGGTCCCCACGTTCTTCTCAATGCCTTCTCGGAAATTGAAGATGCAACTTTGGTCATGGTGGGCTCTGGGGAGATGCTTCCTTTCTTAAGAGCACAAGCAAAGTTCTTGAGGATTGAAGATAGGGTTAGGTTTTTGGGATACGTGGATAGCAAGATGTTACCAAAGATTTTTGGGATGGCAGATGTTTTTGTTCTTCCCTCAATAACAGCTGAGGCATTTGGAATTGTGATCTTGGAGGCAATGGCATCGGGTTTGCCGGTTATCGCAACAGATGTGGGAGGAATTCCTGAAATTGTGAGAGAGAGTGAAAGTGGGCTTTTGGTACCTCCGGGTAATGAACTTGAGCTGAGAAAAGCAATTCAAAAGCTTCTCCTTGATGATAGTCTTAGAGAATGGTTTGGGAATAACGGGAGGAGAGCTGTAGAGGAAAGGTATTCCTGGGACAAGATTGCAAAGCAGATGGAAAAAACTTATGAGGATATTCTGTCAAAAATCTGA
- a CDS encoding lysylphosphatidylglycerol synthase transmembrane domain-containing protein: MNKSRLFTLIALLISLAYLYKNINVSELGSALKAASLRYLLIAFVLSVFTLLLSSLRWYLFLREVQGTNFKKTLKAFLSGYYLVTILPPSVGHMAKVKLVGGDYFKALSSLVIGLSTEFLVVLSFALIFVGFTKLGILGLILILVALIYEKGIYQVLDSLLKFWEGVGLKGLVLTLRSYLERIHMGWSEAKENRVVLLISFLLSAVIIFLQVFGIITVGKAFNLEISVKQALYGFLMSVLFASVSGIPAGFGANEFGLVLGIGASTKATITAFIYKFLFQYMYSIIGAVVFYGALSEGGKK, encoded by the coding sequence ATGAATAAAAGCAGGCTGTTTACTCTAATTGCTCTCTTAATTTCACTCGCATACCTATACAAAAACATCAATGTCAGTGAGCTTGGGTCAGCTCTAAAAGCTGCTTCTCTCAGGTATCTTCTCATAGCATTTGTGCTCTCGGTTTTTACTCTGCTTCTATCTTCTCTTAGATGGTACTTGTTTTTAAGGGAGGTTCAAGGAACGAATTTTAAGAAAACCCTTAAAGCTTTCTTGAGTGGTTATTACCTAGTGACTATCCTTCCCCCAAGTGTGGGTCATATGGCAAAAGTTAAACTCGTTGGGGGAGATTATTTCAAGGCTCTCTCTTCTCTTGTAATTGGGCTGAGCACAGAATTTTTGGTAGTTCTTTCATTTGCACTTATTTTTGTTGGCTTTACAAAGCTTGGAATTTTGGGATTGATTCTTATTTTGGTTGCTCTCATTTATGAGAAGGGTATATACCAAGTTCTTGATTCCCTGCTGAAGTTTTGGGAAGGTGTCGGACTTAAAGGATTAGTCCTGACTCTGAGAAGTTATTTAGAGCGGATACATATGGGATGGAGTGAAGCAAAAGAGAACAGAGTGGTTCTTCTAATATCTTTTCTGCTCTCTGCAGTGATAATTTTCCTCCAGGTTTTTGGTATTATCACAGTTGGAAAAGCGTTCAATTTAGAAATTTCAGTGAAGCAGGCTTTATATGGGTTCCTGATGAGCGTCCTCTTTGCTTCCGTCAGCGGCATTCCCGCAGGCTTTGGAGCAAATGAGTTTGGGCTTGTTCTTGGAATCGGCGCTTCCACTAAGGCAACAATAACCGCATTTATTTATAAATTTCTTTTTCAGTACATGTATTCGATAATAGGCGCAGTGGTGTTTTATGGGGCTTTAAGTGAAGGTGGTAAAAAATGA
- a CDS encoding creatininase family protein, protein MHMENLTWDEFDEIKKKIDTVILPIGSVEAHGKHLPLGTDVFAPVEIAKRVEAKLREKGKEVLIAPPIWYGHSFVLDVFPGTINVKADTLRRYVRDVMAEFAEEGFRKIILLNGHGGNYYPLVEAAEEVAGRHNVEVWLINWWIDFREDILSICSSQGHAGEDETSVILAIKPELVKMEKAEGEKRTSKVRKIRKDIALELFPNGVNDDPRGATKEKGEAILEVVSKKIARFILED, encoded by the coding sequence ATGCACATGGAAAATTTGACATGGGATGAATTTGATGAGATCAAGAAGAAAATCGACACTGTAATTCTGCCGATTGGGAGTGTTGAGGCTCATGGAAAGCATTTGCCTCTTGGCACTGATGTCTTTGCTCCAGTTGAAATAGCAAAGAGGGTTGAAGCTAAGCTGAGGGAGAAAGGAAAAGAAGTCCTAATTGCACCTCCAATCTGGTATGGGCATAGTTTTGTTCTTGATGTCTTTCCAGGAACTATAAACGTTAAAGCAGACACCCTGAGGAGATACGTTAGAGACGTTATGGCAGAATTTGCAGAAGAGGGTTTCAGAAAAATCATCTTGCTGAATGGGCATGGTGGGAATTACTATCCGCTTGTTGAAGCTGCTGAAGAAGTTGCCGGGAGACACAATGTTGAAGTGTGGCTGATAAACTGGTGGATTGACTTTAGGGAAGACATTTTGAGCATATGCTCTTCTCAAGGTCACGCTGGAGAAGACGAGACATCCGTTATTCTGGCAATAAAGCCGGAACTGGTCAAAATGGAAAAGGCCGAAGGTGAAAAGAGAACTTCGAAAGTCAGAAAAATCAGAAAGGATATAGCCCTTGAACTGTTTCCAAATGGCGTAAATGATGATCCAAGAGGTGCAACAAAAGAGAAGGGTGAGGCAATTTTAGAGGTTGTCAGCAAAAAAATTGCCCGCTTCATCTTGGAAGATTGA
- a CDS encoding ATPase → MLKVVGNDFVRRYRLQQSLEALERVKGIIGEQTYERLKALVEYRLFGKDFDRAPINEKIAVAFSAGSDSTATVKILRWAGFDVVPVMVKLPQIREPVLWNAQSYGAVFVEIPDYMEKISKQIEKGAPICGKCHSMIMAAVEEYAIKEEIKIVASGDLLSVGSISIYPKGKVVRLNLPAFLAMDKKEAIAILGRKYALGFGCSLWKSAARKSPVLKKFAIQRVLRELRAGAIDDEIARKLILDILQK, encoded by the coding sequence TTGCTTAAAGTTGTTGGAAATGATTTTGTAAGACGTTATAGACTACAGCAATCTCTTGAAGCCCTTGAGAGGGTTAAAGGAATAATTGGTGAACAAACCTATGAACGATTAAAGGCATTAGTTGAGTATAGGCTCTTTGGCAAGGACTTTGATAGAGCCCCTATCAATGAAAAAATAGCTGTAGCATTTTCTGCTGGTAGTGACAGTACGGCAACAGTGAAGATTCTTAGATGGGCTGGCTTTGATGTTGTTCCAGTTATGGTGAAGCTGCCTCAAATAAGAGAGCCTGTTCTTTGGAATGCTCAGTCGTATGGTGCTGTTTTTGTTGAAATCCCAGATTACATGGAAAAAATAAGCAAACAGATCGAGAAAGGTGCTCCAATTTGTGGTAAATGTCACTCAATGATAATGGCGGCTGTTGAGGAGTACGCAATTAAGGAGGAAATTAAAATAGTTGCTTCTGGAGATTTGCTGAGCGTGGGGAGCATCTCAATATATCCAAAGGGAAAAGTTGTCAGGCTAAATCTTCCTGCCTTTCTTGCTATGGATAAAAAAGAAGCCATAGCTATCCTTGGGAGGAAGTATGCCCTCGGATTCGGATGTTCGCTATGGAAATCTGCTGCTCGTAAGTCACCAGTTTTGAAAAAATTTGCCATTCAAAGAGTCCTGAGGGAGCTAAGAGCGGGAGCCATTGACGATGAGATTGCGAGAAAGCTTATATTAGATATACTTCAAAAATAA
- a CDS encoding helix-turn-helix domain-containing protein translates to MEDVLKAFTSTLEKFKLTRSEIRIYSLLLREQLTPRQIAKKLNLSERIVREKLQHLLELGLVERELINRGWIGYLYKSKAPNEALDSLLSKMEELIKSLKKEANRMV, encoded by the coding sequence ATGGAGGATGTGCTGAAAGCCTTCACAAGCACACTTGAAAAATTCAAACTTACTCGCTCGGAAATTAGGATATATTCCCTCCTCCTAAGAGAGCAGTTGACACCAAGACAAATAGCGAAAAAGCTCAATTTGTCTGAAAGAATCGTCAGGGAAAAGCTTCAGCATCTCCTTGAGCTTGGACTGGTGGAAAGAGAGCTTATAAACAGGGGATGGATTGGATACCTATACAAATCAAAGGCTCCGAATGAGGCTCTTGATTCTCTCCTTTCTAAAATGGAAGAGCTGATAAAAAGTCTTAAAAAAGAAGCTAATAGGATGGTCTAA